The genomic interval TTGATAAGTTCCGACAATCAGAAGGAGTGCTGCAGCTGATGCTGCAACCCATGTCATCGCTCTATTTAGCTTTCTTTTCTTAGCAGGAACATGCTCAAGAGCATTTCGAAGCCTGTCCTCAAGTCCTGACGGTGCCTGCACGATATTCAAGGTCTGTCTGTGCTCCTGCAATCTCTCCTCGATCGTTTTCATTACGATCCCCTCCGATCATCGCTTTCAGTTTTTGCATGCCTTGCGAAATTCTTGATTTGATGGTTCCAATCGGTGAACAGGTCATGTCCGCAATCGTCTGATACGGAAGATCATGTACATAGCGAAGCTCGATAGCTTCCCGCTGCTGTGCGTTTAGATTCGAGAGCAGCACCTGCATGTTCATCTCAGACTCCGTGTTGCGGTAAGGGTTATCTTCAGTTAATCCAGCAAAAGATGATTCACCCTCGTCTCCCAGTGGAACAAATCGTTCTTTTTGGCGGAGCAGTTTTTTGCAACGATTGACGAGAATGGTTTTGCTCCAGCTGTAGAAGGCTTCGCTCTTTTGCAATTGATCCAGCTTTTCATAAAGCGTAACAATCATGTCTGCCATGGCATCCATCGCGTCATGCTCATTTCTCAAATAGCTGTAGGCAAGACGATAATAAGCGTCCTGATCGGCTATGATTAGTTGTAATAAAGCTTCTTTGTTGCCTTTTTGAGCTTGTTTGACAAGACGGCTTACATTCATGTTCTCCCCCCTTTCATAGATAAGAGATCACAGAGGCTATTAAAGTTCATTTTGCGAAAAAAAATCTCAACTACCACGTCACTGCGATGTTATTAGAGGATGTTGACATCAACTAAACCTGCATAATAACATCCATATAAATCTAATTTTACGGAGGCTCGCTATTATGGAGATTTCAAAGAAAATATTGCATCCGTTGTTTGTTATCACGGGGAATTAAGCACCGAAAATGTTAATGATCAATTGTTAAAGCTCAGCCAAGAGTAACTATATATAAAGGGTTCCACATACTAATCAAGCATAATATGTGAAACCCTTTTAAGTTTTATTTTAGAAGCATAACCTATCCATAAAGGGGAGAAAATACCCAAAGATCAGCCACTTTCTAGAAAGTTGTGTGAATGCTTTGGAAAATAAATATGTCAAAGAAACGCGATCCTTTAAGGTTTCAAGAGTATTCCCAACCGATGTAAACAATCACAATACGTTGTTCGGCGGCAAACTTATGTCTTATATCGATGATATTGCTTCGATATCCGCTTCCAAATTATGCAGAGTTACCGCGGTAACAGCTTCGACGGATTCCGTTGATTTCTTGCATCCAATCCGCCCAACAGATTCCGTTTCCCTAGAGTCCTTCGTTACTTGGACGGGCAAAAGTTCAATCGAGGTTTTTGTGAAAGTGATACGAGAAGATTTAAGAAGCGGCGAGCGAAAAATAGCAGCAACCTCTTTTCTTACTTTCGTTGCCCTTGATGAACAAAATAAGACAATACTTGTACCTCGTATTGTCCCTGAAACGGAAGAAGAAATTAAATTATATGAAACAGCCGAGCATAGAACGGCAATGAGGAAGCAGCGCAGAGAAGAGAGCAAAAAGTTTGCAGACTTTTTGCTGACGAAGTTTCCGTGGGAATAATCGTCCCCTTTTATTACTATTTATTTTGACGAACAACATCCTTGCTATTGCTGCGTGTTCCCTCGCCCAGCAATTTCATCGTAACCATGCCGATTGCCAAGCACCAAACAGGCGCAGAAACGCCAAGAAAGGCGACATTCGCTACCGCAATCGCAAATGTAAAGGCCGTTGAGTAGCGGTAGGCAGATTCCGAAAAGGCTGACTGAAGGCTTTGAATGAATACCCCCATCAATGAAAAACCCGTTAGAAGCCAAATAAATGAAGACGGAAGAATATTAATAAAGGCAATAACCTTCCAAGCAAATAATCCAAATAGCGCCACTAATGTACCCGAGACAATTGCTGCATAAGGACGAGATTCCTTTGCACCAGCTTCTTCGCTGCTGCAAAGCATACTCATCATTCCTCCAACATTTACACTATGTCCGCCAAGAAACGCTACAGCAGTCGTGGCAAAACCAGTTATCGTAATTGTCTTGGAAGCGGATGGCTCATAGCCATTTTTGCGAAGTGCTGCCAAAGCTACAAACAAATCGTTGCTAAGCACGAGTATCGACAAAGGGATAGCTAACGATAACAGCCCATTAATCGAAAACTCAGGGCTCACCACATGCGGCAGCGCAAACGGCAGCACCTCCATTGGAGGCAAATCGTAGCCAATCCATAGAGCAAGCAGCCCCATGCAAACGACGCCGAGCACGGGCGGAAAGCCCTTGAATAAACGGGGAAATAAGAAAAAAACGACCAATGCCATAAACCCGACAAAGGGAGCATCCTTGACCGCGGGAACGATTTTTACAATATGGTTGAATATTAAACCGGCAAGCATCGCATCCATCAGAGGCTTAGGCAGGAAAGCCAGCAGCTTATCGGACAGACCAGATAAACCAAATACAGCGATAATAATCCCGGAAATAATGCTCGCACCAGCTAACTCCTGCACTGTAAATTGTGTCGCAGAAGTGCTTAAGAAAGCAACGGCGGTTATCGAATGCGCGCCGCCAAACGGTATTTTATAAATCAACGTCAAAGCTATGTTCAGCAGTCCGCCAAAAAAGTAAACGGCGAACAGCCACGCGACGAGCTCTAAGGTTGAAAAACCTGCTTTTTCAGCGCTGCTAACGATGAGTACGGCTCCGCCTGTACATGCCAGCATCGCAGATAATATACCAGTAAACACATTTTGCCGATTGAGCTTGGATTGGGTTTTTATCATCAAATCGCTTCCTAATCGTATAATAATATTGCTTTCGAGTTGTTCAAGTGCTTAAGTATAACCGTTTCTATGCGATTTGTACCCATCCACTGCTCAATCTTTTTTCAGCCATTTCTGCGCATAACATATCAAGGCATCCCAAGACATCCCAAGATCAACTCTCTAACGAACTGTATTATTCTTATTGTGATGAAAACTAACTTACTTATGTTTTTACGAACCTCATGAACGTTATAGCAGGCTGAATTGAGTGTCATAAGCTATTTTTCTCGAAATAACGATTCTGGAGTTCGTTAAACTTTTAATCTATTACTTTTGATTAAAATAAGAGCTACTAGGTTCGTAAGTTATAGGTCCGAAAACGTTCACTCTGTCTGAGCTCCAGCTCCATTTCCTACCTTGATCATACGCCGCAGCTACTCTATAAGCGCATATTTGTGCTTACAGACAACAAACCTAGCCCTTTCTCTCGCTGTAAGAACATATACGTGCTTATTGCTCCATTTCCCACCTCGATCATACGCCACAGCTACTCTATAAGCGCATATTTGTGCTTACAGACAACAAACCTAGCCCTTTCTCTCGCTGTAAGAACATATACGTGCTTATTGCTCCATTTCTTACCTCGATCATACGCCGCCGCTACTCTGTAAGCTCATATACGTGCTTACAGACAACAAACCTAGCCCTTTCTCTCGCTGTAAGAACATATACGTGCTTATTGGTCCATTTCCCACCTCGATCATACGCCGCAGCTACTCTATAAGCGCATATATGTGCTTACAGACAACAAACCTAGCTTTTTCTCTCGCTGTAAGAGCATATACGTGCTTATTGCTCCATTTCACACCTCGATCATACGCCGCAGCTACTCCATAAGCGCATATACGTGCTTACAGACAACAAACCTAGCCCTTTCTCTCGCTGTAAGAACATATACGTGCTTATTGCTCCATTTCCCACCTCGATCATACGCCGCCGCTACTCTGTAAGCTCATATACGTGCTTACAGACAACAAACCTAGCCCTTTCTCTCGCTGTAAGAACATATACGTGCTTATTGCTCCATTTCTTACCTCGATCATACGCCGCAGCTACTCTATAAGCGCATATTTGTGCTTACAGACAACAAACCTAGCTTTTTCTCTCGCTGTAAGAACATATACGTGCTTATTGCTCCTTTTCCTACCTCGAGCATACGCCGCAGCTACTCTATAAGCGCATATATGTGCTTACAGACAACAAACATAGCCCTTTCTCTCGCTGTAAGAACATATATGTGCTTATTGCTCAATTTCTTACCTCGATCATACGCCGCCGCTACTCTGTAAGCTCATATACGTGCTTACAGACAACAAACCTCCCCCTTTCTCTCGCTGTAAGAACATATACGTGCTTATTGCTCCATTTCTTACCTCGATCATACGCCGAAGCTACTCTATAAGCGCATATTTGTGCTTACAGACAACAAACCTAGCCCTTTCTCTCGCTGTAAGAACATATATGTGCTTATTGCTCAATTTCTTACGTCGATCATACGCCAAGATTCGATTGTCCACCATTTGCTTAAGCAAACATCAATAGACCAAAATAGAAAAATGGCGTCACAGAAACAAGTCTCTGTGACGCCATTTTTTTCAATATTCATATCGAGCTATCTCTCCAGTGAGTTCATCACTGTGGAACAGCCCCTTCAATCGTTCGTTTGTTATCGCATTACCATTCCACGCTTACTGCAATTCCTTCCGGAACGCCCGGATAGCGAAGAAGCACCGTTCCTGACTCTCCATCATACTCGTATGATGCCGCTTGATCACCAGCTGTGACGCTGCTAGGCTCACTTGGTACACGCAGGCGCGTACTAACCGTGATGTCCAGCGGTGCCTCTGAAACAAAGGAAATTCGGTTTTCAGCCGACAGCTCCTCACGAATGCGAGATGAACTAACAAGAATACTTGTTTCCCCCTGCTGTTTATCAGAGTAGTTCAAATCAAACAACAAGCTGTCCTCTCCCGATTTGATTTCCACGGAATGTTTCACAGGCATGCTCGCTTCGAACAAATCAACGAACAATCCTTCAAGAACAATTGAATCATCCGCTTCCCTCTCATCCAGCACATGAGTAATGACATAAGGCCCCCGTCTCATATGCAGCGAGGTGCTTTCCTTATAATCAACCATTTCTCCGCGGATCTCGAGCGACCTTTTTACAGCACTCCGTATAAGAGCTGCACCCGCTTCAGAGCGGGACAATTCCGCCGGATTCTCACGGTAAAATAAAACAGCACCGCTGCCTACCGTAAACTCTCCTTGCTCCGGGTTTCTACCTAAGCCAAGCGACTCGAATAAATGTTCTTCCGGACGCATGTAAGAACGGCGGCTGTTCTCACGGTTCCACCATTCCCGTACTTCATGATAGGGGTCCGAGCCGTCACCGACATAGATGAGTATGCCGCCCTCCCTTACCCATTGTCCGATAGCTTGATGAATGCCCGGATGCTCCGGCTTCATAAATTCGTAGCTGAGCAGCAGCACCCGGTAATGATCCAAATATCCTGGGAAGGTCAAAATATTGTCCAGCTGTACCGGTCTAAGCGGAATGCCTACCTTCACGAGCGGAAGCGCGAGTCCGTAAAAGGATGACCAGTCAAGAAGCTCCTTCTGCTCTGCACTCAGCTCTTCAGCTGAACTCGTTCCGTCATATTTGGCAGCTTCGCCTTCCTGCTCGTTTTCACGGATAACGTCCCCGCGTTGATACATCGCAGAGTTGGATAAGCAAAGGCCAATGCCAGCTGTATAGGCGTCGTCTCCAGCAACCTCATCATGGTTATGCATGTCGCGCAGTACATTCATGACCGTCAGAAGCACGGTCGCATAGTCACCCGGGATCATTTCTTTTCCTTTCCCGTCCTCAGTCGGGTAGCTGCCCTCGAATACACGGCGCGGCCATGGGCATACCTCGTATTGCTTCACCTCAGGATGCAGCAGGGAAGCAACAACAGTAGAACGATAGTTTTTACGATAGTCGCTCCAGCTGTATCTAGGGTTATCCTCAATCGGATCGTGAAGGAACCACATTTCACGCCCCGTCCCACGAGTCAGCTCCTGCATAATTCCATATTCCAAATATGCCGTCTCGAAGGTTCGCTCTCTGCGCAGCCCCTTATAAACGTTCGGAGTACGAGCCGTTCCCGTCCAGATCTGAGCAATGAAACCGTCACAGCCAGGCATCGAAACGAGCAGCGCCTCAGGACTAATAATTCTCCACTGCGTGTAATTGATCAAGCTGTGAGTTGGGACATAGAAACGCACCGTTCTACCGTAGGTTACTAACGAATATTCCTTCATTTGACTGCAAAGCCGGTCAAGCGCACGATAGTACATTGCCGCCTTCAGCTTGGATGCTCTATACTGAGCGTCCGGTGAGGAGTGGGGAGGAATCCAATCCTCCCCGTAATAGTTCAGCCACTCCCGCTTGAACGCATCGGAATAACCCGATGCCGCCCAAAATTCCGGCTCTTCCAAATGAATCGCTTCTGCGCCAGAGTCGATTGCCCGTTTAATATGAGAAGCCAAATATTCAGCGAAGGCAATGGTCGGAACCATATAAGGAACATCCTTGCCATGAAGCAGATGATTTCCGCTGCGGTCCATTTGAGCTTCATCCCAGTGCTCCCGTCCGTCGAATCGACCGTACAAGTAGTCCTGATACTCCCCCCAAGATACACCTGTCATCAAATGAATCTTATAGCCGGCATTTCTCCAGCCTTCGATCCGCTCAGGCAAGTCATCAGATATTCCGTACACCATGACAAAATCGGTCCGCAAATCATACTTCGGGCCATACGGCCTTGATTCCTGAAAACCGGTCCACTCTGCTCGTTGTCCCAAACCCTTCGTCAAAGCGAGAAGCCTCCTTTAGTTTGCCATTCCAAACAAAGCTACTTCCTTGCCTTTCAAGTTGTCATTAGTAAACTGCATCGCTTCTTTATAGCCTGTTTTATTCATCTGTCCGCGAAGATCATTAATGATTTTTAGTGCCGCTTCATCCGATTTCGCATAAATCGCTTCTTTCCAGACGTCGCCTATTTTGTCCATGGATGGCTTCAGCATTTCCCACTGTGGAGACTTAATCATAACGTCGCCAGGATTGTATGCCGAAATAACACTAATACCGTTAGGACGTAAAATTTTACGCGCATTGTCCATCGCTGCCAGACGATCCTGATCAGACCAGATGTCTCCAGCGCCAACGGAGTTGATGCGGTCTTGGCCAGACATGCTCTCAAGGCCAATGCCCATGCCTTCGTTTTTCTTCATCTTGCCAGTTGTATCCGCTGAGAATTTATCAAACCATTCTTTTTTGGCTACAGGCTTGCCGTTTTCCATATCCCAATGTTCGCCTTGAATGCCGTAACGTACGAGAAGGAAACCTTCATCAGAAGCAAGATAGTCCAGCAGGCGAAGCGCTGCATCTACGTTTTTCGATTTTTTCGGAATAACGGTTACGTTGTTTCCTTGAATAGAAAGGTCAGCAGGACGGTCAGCAGCAGCACCAGCACGCTCAAGCGGGCCGACTGGAATATAATCGCTGCCTGGATGCGCTTTCACATAGTCCTTGGAAGCATCGAGAATCGCTGGATAGTGAGCAGCCAGCACTGCAATACGACCTTGCTTGATTTTCTCATTCGCGATTGGATCGGTTTGCGTAAACGCTTCAAGATCAAGCAGACCTTCGGAGATCAGCTTGCGGTAATACAGCGTATAATCCTCGTATTGTTTCGAGAAGAAGCTGTTTTCCAGCGTTCCATCACCTTTATCTACATAACCAGAGCCATAGAACATCGTATTACCAATACCAACAGCCCAGCCGTTATGGAAGCCTCCGAGAGGAATAACAGACATGCCATTTTCCTTCAGGTCAGCGTCCTTGATTTTTTTCAGGAAGCTGTAAAGCTCTTCCTTTGTACGTACGGATTGCGGATCTACTCCAACCTTCTCAGCAATATCCTTGCGGACATAGAAGCCATAAAGCCAATCCATTGCATCCTCAGGTGTTGCAGGGTGGTTCTGGTAAAGCAAGAACTGCTTGCCGTCATACACATCAAAAGCTTTCTCATAAAGCGCTGGCGGAACATTGTCTTTCTGAATCGCTTTTGCTAGATTTGGATATTTGTCCAGCTTATCCGAAAGATCGACCAATTGGTCTTCCTTCGCTGCTTTTATAATTCCATCTAGCTCTCCGCCCCAAGCTGGACCTGTGTAAATATCAGGCATATCTTGAGTTGCAAAAATGGTGTTCACTTTCTCAACTTCACTGCCCTTTGTATATTCCCACTCGATCGTAATCCCCGTTTTTTCTTTAATAACCTTCTCGATCGCCGTCGTATCTGTGTCGCTGCCGCTGGAGCCGTTCCAGTTGTGAAGAACTTTGAGTTTCACCTCTTTTTGCTCTGTACCGCTGTTAGTTGTGCCTGCGTTGTCCGAAGGCTTATTGACGGCGCCACCGTTGTTGTTGCTGCAGCCAAACAGCGTAACCGCCATCAGAGTTACTGCGAGTAACAACGAAGTGCTTTTTGCTCTTTTGTTCTTCATAAAAACCCTCCCGTGAACTGTAATGAAATATGATAAAGTCCCGAATGCGGACGATTATCCTTTGACCGAGCCAATCATAACGCCCTTGACGAAGTAACGCTGCAAAAACGGGTAAATACACAAGATCGGAAACACCGTGATAACGAGCAAAGCCATTCGAAGCGATT from Paenibacillus sp. FSL K6-3182 carries:
- a CDS encoding sigma-70 family RNA polymerase sigma factor gives rise to the protein MNVSRLVKQAQKGNKEALLQLIIADQDAYYRLAYSYLRNEHDAMDAMADMIVTLYEKLDQLQKSEAFYSWSKTILVNRCKKLLRQKERFVPLGDEGESSFAGLTEDNPYRNTESEMNMQVLLSNLNAQQREAIELRYVHDLPYQTIADMTCSPIGTIKSRISQGMQKLKAMIGGDRNENDRGEIAGAQTDLEYRAGTVRT
- a CDS encoding acyl-CoA thioesterase; its protein translation is MENKYVKETRSFKVSRVFPTDVNNHNTLFGGKLMSYIDDIASISASKLCRVTAVTASTDSVDFLHPIRPTDSVSLESFVTWTGKSSIEVFVKVIREDLRSGERKIAATSFLTFVALDEQNKTILVPRIVPETEEEIKLYETAEHRTAMRKQRREESKKFADFLLTKFPWE
- a CDS encoding benzoate/H(+) symporter BenE family transporter; amino-acid sequence: MIKTQSKLNRQNVFTGILSAMLACTGGAVLIVSSAEKAGFSTLELVAWLFAVYFFGGLLNIALTLIYKIPFGGAHSITAVAFLSTSATQFTVQELAGASIISGIIIAVFGLSGLSDKLLAFLPKPLMDAMLAGLIFNHIVKIVPAVKDAPFVGFMALVVFFLFPRLFKGFPPVLGVVCMGLLALWIGYDLPPMEVLPFALPHVVSPEFSINGLLSLAIPLSILVLSNDLFVALAALRKNGYEPSASKTITITGFATTAVAFLGGHSVNVGGMMSMLCSSEEAGAKESRPYAAIVSGTLVALFGLFAWKVIAFINILPSSFIWLLTGFSLMGVFIQSLQSAFSESAYRYSTAFTFAIAVANVAFLGVSAPVWCLAIGMVTMKLLGEGTRSNSKDVVRQNK
- a CDS encoding extracellular solute-binding protein produces the protein MKNKRAKSTSLLLAVTLMAVTLFGCSNNNGGAVNKPSDNAGTTNSGTEQKEVKLKVLHNWNGSSGSDTDTTAIEKVIKEKTGITIEWEYTKGSEVEKVNTIFATQDMPDIYTGPAWGGELDGIIKAAKEDQLVDLSDKLDKYPNLAKAIQKDNVPPALYEKAFDVYDGKQFLLYQNHPATPEDAMDWLYGFYVRKDIAEKVGVDPQSVRTKEELYSFLKKIKDADLKENGMSVIPLGGFHNGWAVGIGNTMFYGSGYVDKGDGTLENSFFSKQYEDYTLYYRKLISEGLLDLEAFTQTDPIANEKIKQGRIAVLAAHYPAILDASKDYVKAHPGSDYIPVGPLERAGAAADRPADLSIQGNNVTVIPKKSKNVDAALRLLDYLASDEGFLLVRYGIQGEHWDMENGKPVAKKEWFDKFSADTTGKMKKNEGMGIGLESMSGQDRINSVGAGDIWSDQDRLAAMDNARKILRPNGISVISAYNPGDVMIKSPQWEMLKPSMDKIGDVWKEAIYAKSDEAALKIINDLRGQMNKTGYKEAMQFTNDNLKGKEVALFGMAN